One Setaria viridis chromosome 3, Setaria_viridis_v4.0, whole genome shotgun sequence DNA window includes the following coding sequences:
- the LOC117847578 gene encoding uncharacterized protein, with the protein MKKPRASLALEILVVFAALLCGAQCQSFQGGSGGGGTAANLTVVGAVFCDACSSSSFSKNSYFLPGVKVRLDCMIKVNSNSKEEIKITAEKVTNSYGTYQLDIPAIDGFECAAPGATAAESFCRAAVLDNPSALCNVPAVTTTVGHISFPSQEPNACFYSLNSLYYRPGKPGPAQCGGGGGGVSPAAPLNTSLFYCPPWPWPPIPFCTPRPWFPPIPFFTPPPPAFPFPLPPIPFLTPPSPPPPAFPFPLPPWPWTPPSPPPPPSFPFPHLPPIFTTPSPPPPPPPSLSFPPLPHLPPLPHLPPLPSLYPPPPPPPPPPPPPSFPWPFPPLPFLPPRSSGPSPPPAKYSRKDPSTWSLSASQP; encoded by the exons ATGAAGAAGCCAAGAGCATCTCTTGCGTTGGAGATACTGGTGGTGTTTGCCGCTCTTCTTTGCGGAGCGCAATGCCAGAGCTTTCAGGGCGGCTCCGGAGGGGGCGGCACCGCCGCGAACCTCACGGTGGTCGGCGCCGTGTTCTGTGACGcctgctcctccagctccttctCCAAAAACAGCTACTTCTTGCCAG GCGTGAAAGTCAGGCTGGACTGCATGATCAAAGTGAACTCTAATTCAAAGGAGGAGATCAAGATCACGGCGGAGAAGGTCACCAACAGCTACGGCACCTACCAACTTGACATCCCGGCGATCGACGGCTTCGAGtgcgccgcccccggcgccaccgccgccgagtcCTTCTGCCGGGCGGCCGTGCTGGACAACCCCTCCGCGCTCTGCAACGTGCCGGCCGTCACCACCACCGTCGGCCACATCTCCTTCCCGAGCCAGGAGCCCAACGCCTGCTTCTACAGCCTCAACTCCCTCTACTACCGCCCCGGCAAGCCGGGCCCCGCccagtgcggcggcggcggcggcggcgtgtcccccgccgcgccgctgaACACGTCCCTGTTCTACTGCCcaccgtggccgtggccgcccATCCCGTTCTGCACGCCGCGGCCGTGGTTCCCGCCCATACCGTtcttcacgccgccgccgccggcgttccCGTTCCCGCTGCCGCCGATACCGTTCCTCACCCCGCCatcgcctccgccaccggcgTTCCCTTTCCCTCTGCCGCCATGGCCATGGACGCCGCCatcgcccccgccaccgccgtcgttcCCGTTTCCTCATTTGCCGCCGATCTTCACGACACCGtctcccccaccgccgccgccgccatcgttaTCTTTTCCGCCGCTTCCACACCTGCCTCCATTGCCACacttgccaccattgccatcGCTGtatccaccgcctcctccgccgccgccgccacctccaccgccatcgTTTCCTTGGCCTTTCCCCCCATTGCCTTTCCTCCCTCCACGTTCTTCGGGACCATCTCCTCCGCCGGCGAAGTATTCTCGGAAAGATCCAAGCACTTGGTCTCTTTCCGCTAGTCaaccataa
- the LOC117850683 gene encoding bidirectional sugar transporter SWEET13 gives MAGFSLQHPWAFTFGLLGNVISFMTFLAPIPTFYRIYKSKSTEGFQSVPYVVALFSAMLWIFYALIKSNEVLLITINVAGFVIESIYVILYFVYADKKARWFTAKIMLGLNVGFFGAILLFTLLVFHGDKRIVTLGWICVAFSVGVFVAPLSIIKRVIQTRSVEYMPFSLSLTLTLSAVVWFLYGLLIKDKYVALPNILGFTFGVVQMVLYVFYMNKTPVVADGKEAGKLPTAADEHVLVNIAKLSPALPERSSGVHPVREMGLPTRTCAAEVAAATRAAPNRDVVDVLVSRQSPAVGVA, from the exons ATGGCTGGCTTTTCCCTTCAGCATCCCTGGGCATTCACCTTCGGCCTCCTAG GCAACGTCATCTCCTTCATGACCTTCCTGGCCCCAAT CCCGACGTTCTACCGCATCTACAAGAGCAAGTCGACGGAGGGTTTCCAGTCGGTTCCCTACGTGGTGGCTCTGTTCAGCGCGATGCTGTGGATCTTCTACGCGCTGATCAAATCCAACGAGGTCCTGCTCATCACCATCAACGTCGCCGGCTTCGTCATCGAGAGCATCTACGTCATCTTGTACTTCGTCTACGCGGACAAGAAAGCCAGGTGGTTCACTGCCAAGATCATGCTTGGCCTCAACGTCGGCTTCTTCGGGGCCATCCTCCTCTTCACCCTCCTCGTCTTCCATGGTGACAAGCGCATCGTCACCCTCGGATGGATCTGCGTCGCCTTCTCCGTCGGCGTCTTCGTCGCGCCGCTCAGCATTATC AAGCGCGTGATCCAGACGAGGAGCGTGGAGTACAtgcccttctccctctccctcacgCTCACCCTCAGCGCCGTCGTCTGGTTCCTCTACGGCCTCCTCATCAAGGACAAATACGTCGCG CTTCCGAACATCCTTGGATTCACCTTCGGCGTGGTGCAGATGGTCCTGTACGTGTTCTACATGAACAAGACACCGGTGGTCGCCGACGGCAAGGAAGCGGGCAAGCTACCGAcagccgccgacgagcacgtCCTCGTCAACATCGCCAAGCTCAGCCCGGCCCTCCCCGAGCGGAGCTCCGGCGTGCACCCGGTGCGCGAGATGGGGCTTCCCACCAGGACCTGCGCTGCtgaagtggcggcggcgacgagggcggcgcCGAACAGGGACGTGGTCGACGTCCTCGTGAGCCGCCAAAGCCCCGCCGTCGGGGTGGCCTAG